The DNA window AATTATGAAACTGCTTTGTGCTCTCTCTCTTGCACAGCTTCGCTGGAATAGTAGCTGTCTTGATAATCTGGATGCAAGGGAACCTCACCCTGTGGCGAGAGGCCATCTCGGTGTACATCTGCTCAACTCCGCCATTCAGAGTGGTATCTCTGTATTCCTTATACATGTTGTGATAGCCAGTTCGACTTTGGTATCTCAGCCAGATACCATAGTTCTTGATTGTGGTTGGGTTCTTCTCATAAATCTATACAACATATAACAAAAATGAGCAAAGAACATAAATCAGTTAACACAAATTCACTTAACTATTAACAGAATGAAGAACCCAAAATTAAGGATCAATGATGCACTTGattttacaaaacaaagacAATATGGATCAATTCTCATTAACATATGGGGAAAAATCATTCCCTACAGCAGATGTTTTTGCACAACAGCAGCAtacatataataataaaaaaacatctgcaaaacaaaaactaaacaaGAAAAATGGCTGTATAGTgactttaaaataattcaagAATAAATGTAGCTGCTCAAGCATTCTCCCTAAACAAAATGAAATAGCCTAGAGATTTGTAAAATGAAAGCAACACACATAATCTAGCTTCAAGGGAACGAGTCAAGTAGGAACAGTTCTATCCACAGACCAGATAATGAAGCATCACAAATTATAGTTCACTGACACATTCTTAAAAAGTCCAATTTAAATTCAATCTTTATTCTAGAAAAAGAAAGAACACACAAAGCTCATATTCAAAGACAGCAAGAAGAAACTATAAAGTAGATAAATAAGAATTTTACAACAAAAGAAGACTGCAGTGTCAACAAACTGTGTAAGAAAGATACATACTTATGATGTAGTTGCTCTAGATTTCACCCTAAGAGGCAATAAGTAGCAGAggaatagataaataaaaagcaACACAAGTACTATTGCTTCAAGGGAACGAGTCATGTAGGAATGAGAAATGTCCATACTGACCAGATTATGAAGCCTCTGGGATCACAGTGTATTATTTTAGATCGTTTCATAGATTAATCGAACAAGTTAGATCATTACATAGTTTAATCGAACAGATTCACTCCTACAATACTATCTTCACACTGCGAGATATGCAATCAAATTGGACCAACCCAGTAATCGTTGTGcacacaaaataaacaaaacaggATATTTACCTCAATAGGTCAAAACTAATCAAATTGAATAGAAATGAAGTAGAAATTTACCTCATTTATCGCCAAAACTTGACCATTGCTCCTCTTAACCTTCTTGAGCTTCCTCAAAAAGTACCTTCACACAGAATATATTAGTTAAATTCAGCCAACggaaatatgatttaaaacccTAAAGGCATAATAAAAGGCGTTACCAGAACTTAGACTTGGCGCGAACCTCATTGGTGGCCCAGAGCTTCATCCGGTAAATCTTTGGTTGCTCATCGGACTCGGTAGGCAACGCTCTACCGACCACCTGGTATTGATGAAACTGCAGAGACACcgaaatacaaaaaattaaatcaaatttcttTGCCAGATAATAAAATCAAACCAGGAGAGTTAGGGTTTGTATGGAACATAACATACCCTGAAAATACCCATTTCTTGGAGGGGAGAGTTGCAGAAAGCTGAGGTTTTAGGTTATTCTTTCTTTATATATGAGCCTGCGACCTTTTTTGAAAACCCTAATTCTCACAGTGTTATGCTTAAAGCCCAACCGTTCGCTCATACGTGGGCCTCTATTCATATGGGCTCAATGTCTTAAAAGTAGAGAAAATGACAAAAGTATACAAAAAAAGGAAGCAAATAACAACATTACATAAACAGGTAAAAAATTACATCAACACATACAAAATCTAAGAAATTACATCAAATACATACTCCATAGAGAAGCTGACACGTTGCAAGGAGAGAAGGCTAGAAAATCACGCGCATATTCCCTTGCTCAGCCAATTGATGCGCGCCACCTATACCAAATGCTAACAAACTGCAGATTTGATTCTCACAAATCAAAATAACAGAAAACACGCTGATTTTGTTTCCTTATTGTTTAAAactcctaaaataaaatatacatattacaTAACTAACAGattcaccatcttcttcaaactAAATCACCATTGTTGAAGAACAAGAAAATTGCAGAGCTCAAAATCAAGTAAGATCTCAcaatctttttaatatttaaattatacaaataaCCTACTGTTTTGTATCTCATATGTATTTagatgtaattttttaaattttttaaatatttaaattattaataaactaTAGATCATATAACTAATGGATTTGAATCTCAAACGTATGCAGATGGAATCTGTACTTGTAATGCTTCAACACAGTGGGCAATggattgaaaacaaatatatagATTTTGAAGTTGTTGGAATGATGATATAACAAGATACAACATATTTAAAACTACTGGAATCAATATATAATGAGCTGAAATTGAACCTACAAGAACAAAAAATTGATATCAAGTATCAAGTTAAGGTTCAATATCCACCATTAAAGATTGTTGATGATTCGAGCTTCAAGTTTTACATGGAAATCAAGAAAAATGAGAAAGACTTCACCATGTACCCTCTTTCCATAGTTGTTCATAGTGATACATTACTGATACAAGCTCACCAACAGAGTTCAAAAAGTATTTCCATAGGTATTTCATATTCAAATTACACTAACAATCATTCTGTTACAGAAATGGACACAGATACATCTCCGATAAACAGATAGCATACAGCTGCGATACTTACTCAAAAATAAGAAAGTATGCTACTCTTCTTGCAAAGGACAGTGTTGAAACCAGCAACATCAAGGAAAAAGAAATAGACACAGAGGACAAGGATGTACAAATAGTGAGTGATCCAGTACAAGAAATTGAATTGAAGGTTGGTCAATCTTTCAAAAACAAGGCAGTTCTACAAACATACATGAGATTTCATGCAATCCGTCATCACTATCAACAAAGGACACTAAAATCATGTCAAAGACAGCTTCTACTCAGGTGTATCAATGACACATGCAATTGGTATCTGAAAGCTTCAAGCAGTGGAAAAACAAATTTGTTCATCATTCGGAATCTGAACATGAAACACACATGTCCTGTCGATACAAGATTTAACAGTCAAAGGCAAGCTTCATCATCGCACATTGCTGAATCCATCAAGCATAAATTTCTTAATGTTAAATCAAAATACACACCTACAGATATCAAAAATGATTTAGAGATGATCGATGGGGTCAAGATCAGCTATATGATGGCTTATAGATCAAGAGAAAAGGCATTCGAAATGCTACGGGGCAAGCCATCAGAATCTTACAAGTTCCTACCAACGTTTCTATATATGCAAGCAACGACAAATCCAGGAACATTAATAGACATCGAGGTATCAGAAGACGATTGCTTTTTATATGCTTTTACTGCTTTAAATGCCGCAATTAAAGGATGGCAGCACTGCAGCCCCATTATGATTGTTGACGGAACGTTCTTGAAAGCGGCATATGGCGGCACCCTTCTAGTTGCAACAGCCCAAGATGCTGCAGGAAAGCTTTTTCCTTTAGCTTTTGCTATTGTAGATTCAGAAAATGACAAATCGTGGGAGTATTTTTTCACACAAATAAGAAATGCATTTGGCTGGAGAGAAGGTATGTGTATTGTATCAGATAGGCATCTGAGCATTGATAAAGCTGCAGCGAAGGTTTATCTAGAGGCTCAACATTGTGTTTGCATGTTTCACCTTCTGAATAACATCAAGATGAATTTCaagaaaaatgcaaaaaatattaaagagcCATTCTTTGCAGCAGCAAAAGCATACACGGAGAACGACTTCAATTATCACATGAAGGAACTAGATGAACTAGATGCACGAATCAGGCCGTATCTTGAAGGTATCGGTAACAAAAGATGGTCGAGGTTCTACGCTGAGAACAACAGGTATAAGACAATGACGTCTAACCCAGCCAAGTCATTAAATGCCGCACTAGTTCATGCAAGAGAGCTGCCAGTTGCAACGCTCCTTATGCACTTACATGATCTCCAACAAGAATACTCCTATAAACATAGAAACATTGCCCTCAACACTATTACAAGGATGATGAAAAAACATGAAGATGTGCTAGCAAGaaactatgtgaattcactcaagTTGCAGGTAtgaaaatctaatttttttctaaaatattataCTTTAAGTATCAATTATGTATCATAACTGTATAAATACTGATTACATACTTCTTATTGgcacaaaaatcaaaaacctgTGCTGCTGTGTATCTACATATTAATAGAAAAACCTGTATCAGAAATGTATTGCATATgtatgtaaacctaatgtcttTATAACCTTTTCCACAGATAAAGCCAACTACAAATGAAATGTTCACAGTGATGAGTAATGGCGACAAATACACAGTAGACATGAAGAAAAGGACATGCACTTGCAAAAGATTTGAAACTGATGAAATACCATGCCAACATGCAGTCGTAATTCTCAATGAAATGAACCGGGATCCGTATCAGTTTTGTTCAAAATACTACATGAAAGAAGCTATGCTAGCAACATATAGTGAGACGGTATTTCCAATGGAAAAACAAGATCAGTGGGTTATACCACAAGAAGTACAAGACATGATTGTATTACCGCCGCTACACAAGACAAAAAGCGGAAGGCCAAAAAAGCAAAGGTATACATCTAAATGGGAAAATAACAAGAATACAAAGTGTACTAGATGTGGAAAAAAAGGACACAATCGAAAAACTTGTAGAAACGCGCCGAAAAGAATCAAAATACAGCATGTAGTCAACAAAAActtgttttaaatattcaatagtTTTTATTCTGCTCATATGTTTTGCTCTTTTTtcggtttcaaattataaaaaataccaaCATGACAGATACATAGCAGATACATTTCCTATACATATcctatacaaaaaaaaatcaaaaaatatttgcTACAACAGATACATATATGACACGTCACAGATATATAACTAACACagacttataaataaaatttgaaataacattgacatatttaaataaaacgaGACAGAATATTGAAGAAAAAACAATATAACAACGACTCAAAAGGAAATTCAAGATGTTTGCTTAAAAAACCATCaactacaaatcaaatccataaATTGTATCGTGAACAACAACGtttaatcttaaaataaaaaacataaaaagaactACATCAGTTTCTTTCCTACAAATCACTTTCCCCTATTGCCTCTATAAGCATGCTTCTTGCCCTTTGCTCTTCCTCTTTGCTTCAGTGTACAAGCCTCTGATGAGCTGACCACATTGTTCTCAGTCTTCCACATACCATACTTATACAAAGCAAATGATAAACGACGACGCTGGTCATTCACATTGAAACCTTTCGCAATATCATTCTCCCTCCCATAGGCAATGTATTCAGCAAAGGAATAAGCAAAAACTCCACAGTCACTACattaaaacagtaaaaaaacatatgtaaataaatttgaataacgtaaaacataataaaaacaaataaatacttACCTGAACTCTTGATGCGGCAACTTGTCTTCAAATATCAATTCAATTGGATCCGTAAGCCCTTGCGCAGTGTAGAATGGTGAATGCATATCACAATATGGATTGAGACTGAAGACATCAGACATGATCAGGAAATAAGGGAGGATAGTTGAATAAAGACTAGCAATCTTCTTGGCTGACGCTGTACTAGGAGCTGTACGCATAGAGTTATAAACAGTCAACCTCCTCAAACTCAAATTCAACACTAGAAGCACCCAATGATCGTTGTCTGCTACATGATAAGGAGTAAATATACACTCGCAGTCCTTCCAAGCAGTATTTGCACGCATATAATACCCTTTCATGTACTGAGCAATAATATGGTCAGGAGACAGAAGACCTTTGTCAAATACACCTTCCACAAAGACCTTTGCAAATGATTGAAAATTTTGGTCAAATAAAGTGTCCGTTGTTGTAAACTTCATTGTCAAACTCTGGTCATACTTCCTTTTTTTCCTCAAGTAATAAAACAGCACATCCATATGCTTCAATCAAAAAATAGATATATAATAAAAGTCAAATATATGTATCacatatgtaaaaaaaatgtatcaaaaatgaATCACAACTGTTacaatttaataaaagttttaaaacaTACCAAATCTTCCAGAGGCATATTCCCGAAATGAAGTAtgtgaaaccaatctttcgtaCTAACTTCACCAACACCAAAATCAAAGGGCGGATCAACTTTGCTCACAACTTCCTTGTAATACCTTCCTCTAcataacaatataaaataaagttatataattacagaaaacataaagtatacataccaaattctaaaaaatacttaCTCTTTCGCTTTAGCAATCTTCAATTTTCCACAATTAATCCATTTTTCGTACTCCACCAATTGAGCAGACATAAGTAGATCCCCAAtgtttttatcaaaaacaaacaGCTTACTCACAACAAAACATTCTCCAACATCCTTAACTTCACTATCTCCAGAACTAAATTGGGCAAGAAAAGGAGATTGTACCAAACGACTTGGCCTCACAATCCTCTTTGTATCTTGTGGTGTAATGTCATCAGCCACAATATGAGAAGAACTACCACCCTTATCCTTCTCAAAAACAAGCTACAtgagaaataaaaacaaaaaattattaagacaacaaaacaagatacataaagtAGATATAGCAGATACATACCTCAGATAAATTTGGAAGAGTATCACTCGCAGGAAAAACACTAAGACCAGCCCCACCATCATCATCAACTTCTCTTCTATTCCCAACAACATTCTCATTAACATTACCCTCCAAACCAGCTCCACCATATTCATTCTCCTCAGTGTCTTGCTTATCACCCATGGATAAGTCCCTTACAATACCATCACTCtgttttaaatattccaaaacaTCAAAAGTTTGAGATACATAAAAGATACATATAACATACAGAAAAACAGAATGATACATTACCTCAATTTCAGTCAACGCAGGTCCAGAATTATCATTATTAACATCATCGTCATTATTGGCAGCATCGTCATTATTGGCAGCATCGTCATTATTGGCAGCATCGTCATTATTGGCAGCATTATCTTGAACCTTAAcgcaatttaaaatatttaaaaaaattaaaataaaacatcaaaaaacTCAATTCAGTAacaaaaaactattaaaaattcaaatacctTAGAAAAGTTCAGGTCAGGCACAGAAGCATCATGACCAGATACATCAGCATGCATAGCAGCATCCTCAACATCCTTAGCAAATCAAAAGGAAAATGAttttataactatatatatatatatatacataaaagatacataaaatttacaatatatattagtatatcacCTGCATCTCAGTAAATAGATCATCGACAAATTGCTTCTTAGCAGCAGCCGTAGTTCTATTAAAAACTTCTTCTTCAttctgaaaaatattaaaaatagaaaattcaatttttaaaatatttaagaatgcaAAATAATATATAGAACTTACAAATTCACGAACCTCTTCGCCAACTTTCACATAGCCATCTTTGACATTAACATTTGTAGCATCATTTAGATCAACATCACCAgcaaactaaaaaaaacattaaaaatatgaGTTTCAAAAGTAcagcaaaacaattaaaaaaataaaaaaaactaaataacgAACCGAAAAATGTTGATCAATGGCTAAACGTTTTCCAATCAATTGAATCAATCACACAATTCAGTTGCTTTTGAATGCATGAAAAAGTTTTTTCCTGGCTGGAAGCAATCAAATCCAATCGATTCTTCAGTATATCAAAACTCTTTTTTTGCTTTGACGATTCGCCCTTCTTCAGTTTAATGAAATCGCCTAGAATTTGCTCATCATCACTTGAATCTTCAACATCTTCAACAAGTTTTTTCTTCCCAGACTGGAAAAAACCAGTTAGCATCAGAGTAGATTTCTCTTCAAGCGTAGGAGTAATATTCTTCAATTGCAACTACAGAcaggaaaaaataatttagtacAGATTcatttaatatacataaaagatacataaataaaataaatcatatacAACTCCATAAATCATACCTGTTCCCGTGATTGGCAATAGAAAGTTTCATTTAAGTACTTCTTCTTTAATTTCATATCAACATTGTACCACTTCAACATTCGCGGAACAGAAGGAGCAGATTCATCTAACAGGCATATTTTGTTGGTCGCATATGGACAAACTTCATAAAACCACAATTGCAACGCCAACGAAAAGCCATTAAGCCTGTAAAATTGAAGAATCTTCTTTGCAGCAGCTCGGTTCTTCATATCGCAAATAGTAGCACGAAACACCAATATTCCCCAAGGAAACGAATTATAATCACCACGATCCACCATATCCAGTAAAAACCGACTGACATGTTGATATGTTGATTCATTAGAACACAAAAAACACTCATACATGTATATCACAGCCAACTTCACAGCATCTTCATCAGTCTTAAATGCCTTACTCAGTATTAAAAAACCCAAACCATCTCTAGTAATCTCACAGTTAGGAAAGTACGTTTGGATCAGAGTATTTTCAGAAGTTGAAAATGAAAGGGTGTTACACTCGCCCACACACTTTAACCCACTAACGACAGCGAACTCCTCGATACTAAACCTCAACTTATAACCAGAAATCTTTACCCAAAGCTCGGAAGTATTTGGGTGCTTCATCTCACGCATCAAAATGGAATGAAGCAATTGTGGCTGATTGAGGATTGGTTTTAATTCCAGAAAAATGACCAAGAAAAGTCTCACCAAGAAGTTCCAATTGCCGGGCAGatagacttttcttgatatcCTCAATAACTTTAAACTTTGTGCCCATAGTCACCCGACAACTGTAACGCTGCTCATCAAGAAGCCAATAATCCCAATTCTGCAAGTTAAAAAACAGAACCAACATTATTATAACAGTACATAAATACAAAGGAAatacagaaaattaaaatattaaaaaatcataaCACAATATCACAAAAACATTGCAAGATACATAAAAGATACATAACACATGCAAATCTGTTACATATATCtacatataaaaacataaaacacatTTAAACCCTACAAAAACAATATAACATATAGCCGATCTAAGTATCagatacataaaaaatacacaCATGAGATATATTGCAtctacaaaaacaaaaaatacaaatctggatatcaaatatataaacaatacgtacaaaaaataatataaaaataaatgatacataaaacatatataatatagaatatccaagaataaaaataaatcactGCTTACAACAAAAAGTAATTGTAAAATTACCTTCACAATAAGACTAGGCTCCACAATAACAACTCCCTTATCCTCCTTCACAGTATCAAACTCcagttttcttttttttgaagGACCAGTCCCTAGAGCCTTACCCTTCTTCTTAGAACCCACCATTTCTGCTTTGACACCACCATCACCAGTTGAACTGGTTTTCTTCACAATTTTGAGTTTCATTATCCTAggtattttagttttttccTTATCAGAGGTTGGGGTTGATCTAGTAGTAGAGACAACCATTGTACTATATATAATGGTATataaatgtgattttttttaaaagaaaaaacagttACAGAGAAATAAATGGAGCGGAAAATAGGGTT is part of the Mercurialis annua linkage group LG3, ddMerAnnu1.2, whole genome shotgun sequence genome and encodes:
- the LOC126674234 gene encoding 60S ribosomal protein L18a-2, whose translation is MGIFRFHQYQVVGRALPTESDEQPKIYRMKLWATNEVRAKSKFWYFLRKLKKVKRSNGQVLAINEIYEKNPTTIKNYGIWLRYQSRTGYHNMYKEYRDTTLNGGVEQMYTEMASRHRVRFPCIQIIKTATIPAKLCKRESTKQFHNSKIKFPLVFKKVRPPTRKLKTTYKASRPNLFM
- the LOC126672981 gene encoding protein FAR1-RELATED SEQUENCE 4-like, producing MESVLVMLQHNTTYLKLLESIYNELKLNLQEQKIDIKYQVKVQYPPLKIVDDSSFKFYMEIKKNEKDFTINGHRYISDKQIAYSCDTYSKIRKYATLLAKDSVETSNIKEKEIDTEDKDVQIVSDPVQEIELKVGQSFKNKAVLQTYMRFHAIRHHYQQRTLKSCQRQLLLRCINDTCNWYLKASSSGKTNLFIIRNLNMKHTCPVDTRFNSQRQASSSHIAESIKHKFLNVKSKYTPTDIKNDLEMIDGVKISYMMAYRSREKAFEMLRGKPSESYKFLPTFLYMQATTNPGTLIDIEVSEDDCFLYAFTALNAAIKGWQHCSPIMIVDGTFLKAAYGGTLLVATAQDAAGKLFPLAFAIVDSENDKSWEYFFTQIRNAFGWREGMCIVSDRHLSIDKAAAKVYLEAQHCVCMFHLLNNIKMNFKKNAKNIKEPFFAAAKAYTENDFNYHMKELDELDARIRPYLEGIGNKRWSRFYAENNRYKTMTSNPAKSLNAALVHARELPVATLLMHLHDLQQEYSYKHRNIALNTITRMMKKHEDVLARNYVNSLKLQIKPTTNEMFTVMSNGDKYTVDMKKRTCTCKRFETDEIPCQHAVVILNEMNRDPYQFCSKYYMKEAMLATYSETVFPMEKQDQWVIPQEVQDMIVLPPLHKTKSGRPKKQRYTSKWENNKNTKCTRCGKKGHNRKTCRNAPKRIKIQHVVNKNLF
- the LOC126672982 gene encoding uncharacterized protein LOC126672982 — translated: MKHPNTSELWVKISGYKLRFSIEEFAVVSGLKCVGECNTLSFSTSENTLIQTYFPNCEITRDGLGFLILSKAFKTDEDAVKLAVIYMYECFLCSNESTYQHVSRFLLDMVDRGDYNSFPWGILVFRATICDMKNRAAAKKILQFYRLNGFSLALQLWFYEVCPYATNKICLLDESAPSVPRMLKWYNVDMKLKKKYLNETFYCQSREQLQLKNITPTLEEKSTLMLTGFFQSGKKKLVEDVEDSSDDEQILGDFIKLKKGESSKQKKTIDQHFSFAGDVDLNDATNVNVKDGYVKVGEENEEEVFNRTTAAAKKQFVDDLFTEMQVQDNAANNDDAANNDDSGPALTEIESDGIVRDLSMGDKQDTEENEYGGAGLEGNVNENVVGNRREVDDDGGAGLSVFPASDTLPNLSELVFEKDKGGSSSHIVADDITPQDTKRIVRPSRLVQSPFLAQFSSGDSEVKDVGECFVVSKLFVFDKNIGDLLMSAQLVEYEKWINCGKLKIAKAKEGRYYKEVVSKVDPPFDFGVGEVSTKDWFHILHFGNMPLEDLHMDVLFYYLRKKRKYDQSLTMKFTTTDTLFDQNFQSFAKVFVEGVFDKGLLSPDHIIAQYMKGYYMRANTAWKDCECIFTPYHVADNDHWVLLVLNLSLRRLTVYNSMRTAPSTASAKKIASLYSTILPYFLIMSDVFSLNPYCDMHSPFYTAQGLTDPIELIFEDKLPHQEFSDCGVFAYSFAEYIAYGRENDIAKGFNVNDQRRRLSFALYKYGMWKTENNVVSSSEACTLKQRGRAKGKKHAYRGNRGK
- the LOC126672983 gene encoding uncharacterized protein LOC126672983 → MVVSTTRSTPTSDKEKTKIPRIMKLKIVKKTSSTGDGGVKAEMVGSKKKGKALGTGPSKKRKLEFDTVKEDKGVVIVEPSLIVKNWDYWLLDEQRYSCRVTMGTKFKVIEDIKKSLSARQLELLGETFLGHFSGIKTNPQSATIASFHFDA